The genomic window AATGGAACTGCAAAACTCAGGTTTGAACAACCATTGTTAGTATAATACATGAATTGAGAGAAGCATAACACAATCAGACTCTCTAATGTATTAGTCCAGAAGTTATCATTGAAGCAACTAAAACCGAAGGTTATCATTAAAGCCTAGATTTTGTGGACTTTGGAAAGTTCTTTGCGGTTCATTTGGGGAGAGGAAAACAAACCTGCTGCTCAAAGGCTAAGCAAAGCCTTctgacttcttcttcataaaatGCTTTGTCGAGCATCTGGCTCTCTCCATAAGACATCTTCGAGAATATAGCTTGATACGGAGGATATTTCTCCATAACACCACGAACCTACCAGTGAATGATAACGGAATTAAATGAGCAAAATTCGTAAActcaatatatttaatatattagcTTGAGATTTACCTGGTCTATATCCTCGCAGATAGCAAGCTCTTCGTGACCATATGGATAGctgcagaagaaaaaaatccaaaccatGGTGAGAACTGAGAAATATAAACATCTAGTGGAATATATCATTTGACTGTAGAATGCTTCTTACAGTAGACCAAAGTTAGAGTACAGTTTCTTTCTGTCTTCTCTTGTGAGCTCAGTGCCAATGCTGCATAGCAAAGAAAACCAATTTCAGAAACAAAGCTTATGATGGTAACATCAGCTGGTTGATATTGATATTCACTACCTTTGTTGTTTTATGGAACAAAACAGTAAGTAATTACCTGTTGATAGTGATATTCACTGCTCTTCTATCGGCCTCAAAGGCCAAAAGGTCAGACATAATCTCCGCTGTTGCGCCACCAAGTTTCTATTTCGGATTGAacagcaaaaaacaaaaaaaaatggggtTAGCTAGTATAGGTAGATTCTAAATTCCTGGAAAATAGATTGAGAAGTCAACTAAGCACCTGACAGAACTTGTAAAAATCCTCAAGGTATGCTTTGTAGAGGGTGTTCCTCATAATCTCTATGTTCATGTCATCGAGATCCTACACATAATATGATATGCATGTGATACTACAATCATAGCagaaactataaaacaaaCTGCACATGATTGATTAAAAGTAAGAACTAGAATAATAAATCCTTGAGCTTTGTACCTCTGACGTTAAGCATTCAGAAAAGTATGGAGCCAAAGGAGTATCCACAAGCACCAACCGGTAGAGTTCCCGCATGTTCTGAGCAACTGCTAGTGTAGCAATACtggaaaaaaatgagagagcAAGCAtgagaaaaacttaaaagtgaACAAGAAAAGATGAGGTATAAAAGATGGAAAAGGTTGATGCGGGCTACCTGTCAAACATGCCTAAAGGGTGACATTTCTCAATCAACTCTTGAACATCTCTCTCATGCAGGGTTCCAGTAACAATGAGCACGACATTGTCAATCATGTGGCCATATCTGCATTACaatatcaaaaaaacaaacccaatGCGTCATATATTTGACAGACTGTATACTAAACGACACCcagggaagaaaaaaagaagctaacaATCTCAGCACAATATCTGCTCTGTTCTAGTTTGATCTCGGTAAAGGTGGAAACTTCAGGAAAGTAACAAATCTTACACTAGGATGGATAGCAACCTTAACTCTAGAAACTAATAACAAGggctacaaagaaaaaaactataacaGCATCCACCATTGATCTAGACTCATGATTTTAGTAATGGGGAGAGCAAGAAATAAGTATCTCACACATTACCTGATGTACTCTAAAAAGGTAGACATTGGCTCAGTAGCTTGGCAAAGCATATGCTTGTAGTCATCAACAAGCTTAAGAGTACACTTCTCCACAATGGTGGTGGTATGCAGAGGTGACGGTTCTGCATTAGAAAACATCAGATTCAGATACAACAAACTAGCAATTGTGCAGACCTCAAGCACAACAACAGTAGTATTTATGGAGATACAAATACAGTGACTCAAGGAACCAATGTATCGTCTAACCATCAGATTTCAAATCCACTTAATAAGATGAACAACATTTCTAATAACATGATTTCCAAATGCCTAAAACCCAGAAACCTAAACGCAATGAAGCAAAATTCAAAgtcaaatcatcaaaattcgTATTACAACAACTGAGTCAAAATTTGAGACAATCAGGGATCATCATAACGCACCGTTTTGGAGATAAGAGCCGTATTTGGTGGCAGAGAGATGCATCTTGATATCGTCTAGGTTCTCACACTGACATAGATTATTGTAATCGGCGGTGGTGAGAAGCCCAGCACGGTGGCCTCTAACGATCGCCTCCAAATATCCGCCATGGATGTTGAAGGTAAGCGCCTCGAATCCGTACATCTTTCTCTCCTTAACGTAAGATATTCAGATCTCAATGATTGTCGCCGGagatctgaagaagaaatcgatACAGAGATCAacgcgaagaagaagatagctTCGAATTGATTGGATTTGTTTGCAAACTCGTGTTGGCACGTTTAATTACGGTTGTGTCCTTTAAACCGGTGTGTTAAACCGAAGAATGTACGCTGCAAAATTATTTTCGTCTCTCaattttgctttgatttgttttggtttatcgatataatataataaataaatataaagacaGAATTTCAGAAATCCAGTACTTTAATAAAATTCTGATACTTTAAAATCCAGATGCAACAAATATCTTGATATCCAAATGGTatctttaataaataaataaaaaactaatatgtgaaaaacaacaaacttttatttatatggaatatttacattttttaaatatttttattcgtagcaaaaaaatatgtgaaataaatccaacacaaaacacaaaatgcTTGGGATATTTTTTGGATAAGCAAATTcgaatttatatgttttgagaGAACACCAAAATTGTGTTAGATTACCGGTAATATAGATTATGTGATTCAACTCATAGAAAAGTGAATTTAtctacattttttcttttatctggACCTCTAGAAAATCGTAGATTGTATTAAGATGGTgttgaaaaactaaaaatggtttgtcattattttttatttactttaagTAGAAATGAATAATAAATTAGTTGAAGATTAGTTTTATGAAAGAAGCGGTAATACTTTATTGAGAAACTCCCACAAATAGCacacttttaagttttttggacaaaaatagcatgaaaaagttttttagaCATAAATAGCacttaaataattatttgagaaATTCCTAAAAGTAGCACTAAAATAAGTTTTATGGACAATAATAATActacaattttatataaaatctattcaaccaaaataaattagaaataaatttaaaatattatatttgggttctctatttccaatttagagaatatatttcaattatttaaaagaaattttgattcattttaatattagtttatggtattatatttgggtttcctatttccaatttagggtatatattttcaccatttaaaagagatttttcattttaaaattagtttgtaatattatatttgggtttttttatttccaatttagaGTATATATTTCTactatttaaaagttttttgattcaatttaatattagattagtatttgctctcatttttatttggagGATTGATACAAatggtaataaaaaaacttttattatttaattaatttatagaggattaaaactttatatgctatttttggaagtttcaaaagaatatgctatttttggaataataaagtttttagtGCTATTTGTCTTAATTCCCCTAGTTTATTCAGGGGCATAGTAAAAGAGGTTTCATAGCTCAATCGTTTATTTAAACGTAGTTTGAACTTTTCAGGTAACATATTCGatcaaagatattttattttagaatttggaaaaatttaagaaaaatttattgaatATAATGATATAGAAAATTCTACAAATTGAAATAGTTCATTAGAGTTTTACTGTGCAAAAATGTAAAGAGATGAAAGAACTTAGGTTGCCACCAAGAACATAATGATTCAAGATTAatacttttataaaaatgaaaggaaaatgCATTATATTGATGTTCTAAACACATATTTTTAGAAATCTCTACTAGCTAAAATCCTAATTATATGGGCAAATGTATTTAATCGTAAGATTCTATCTTAGACCTCTTATGGACTCTTTAATTGATACTTCTTGCAAACTTACCGTAATATCACTCAGGTACATTAAAATGAGAAGCTAGATatgaagagatgaaagaagTCGAGTCGACCAAAGCAAGGCGTTTGTACATGGAAAGATATTTCTCTAGATATCATACTTTAGATCATATTATCAAAAGATAGGTACGTAGAGTTGTACTGTCCGATAACactatcttttgtttaattttaaagtCGATAACAATCTCAacatttaaatgatattttggaAGTTCTAAAGTTCACAattgaaacatatttttttgcatatttttaactttttttcgattcctcatttatttttttcattggtgAGAAATGGGAACTGAGATcttcaataaattaaaatttaaactttaaagagaaaattaatgaattaaagTTGGACAGAGAAATATTTAACCGGGTGTGCGTGTCTTCGATTTAGCAGACCGGTTTAGGGATACTGGTTTAAAGCTTGCAAACAAATCCAGTCAATTTCAaagttatcttcttcttcgcgaTCACAATCTCTgcttcgatttcttcttcttcttcagaattCAGATCAGATCTCCGGCGATAATCTTTGAGATCTGAAATTTCTTACAATCAGGAGAGAAAGATGTACGGATTCGAGGCGCTTACGTTCAATATCCATGGGGGATACTTGGAGGCGATCGTCAGAGGCCACCGTGCTGGGCTTCTCACCACCGCCGATTACAACAATCTATGTCAGTGTGAGAACCTAGACGATATCAAGATGCATCTCTCTGCCACCAAATACGGTCCTTACCTCCAAAACGGTGcgttatgatgatgattcctGATTGTCTCTCACAATTTTGACTCAGTTTTGATAATTTGACTTCGATTCTGGGTTTTAGGCATTTCAAACTCTCCCAAATCACCAATTTAATCTGCGAATTGAAGAAATTTCGATGTGAAATTTTGTAGTCTTGTTAACAAAATGTTGTTTGTGGATCTGAAATCTGATGTTTAGACGACAAATTGATTCCTTGAGTCTCAGTTTCTAGTTTTTGCATCTGAATCGTTGTTTTGTAACGCAGAACCATCACCTCTGCATACCACTACAATTGTGGAGAAGTGTACGCTCAAGCTTGTTGATGACTACAAGCATATGCTTTGCCAAGCTACTGAGCCAATGTCTACCTTTTTAGAGTACATCAGGTAATGTTTAGCTCTGTCTCAGTGTACATCATTATTAGTGTAAGATTTTTTGCTCTCCTCAAGTCACACCATTAGTTACCTAGATCACAGAGCAACTATTCATTTCACTATGTTGAGGGAAAGATTATGGTAATTCTGAAATGCTAGCTTAGATTGTGTCCTTGTTTTCCTCCTGGAATAATTTAGTATACGATCTATCTGTCATTTGATGTATTGGGTTTGTATGCAGATATGGTCATATGATTGACAATGTCGTGCTCATTGTTACTGGAACCCTTCACGAGAGAGATGTTCAAGAGTTGATCGAGAAATGTCACCCTTTAGGCATGTTTGACAGGTAGCCCGCATCGAGCTTTTGCATCTTCTATTATACCTCCTCATCCCTTAGCTGTTTCATAACCCTTTTCTCGTTTTCCCACTTTTATGCTTTTCTCATGCTCTCTCACTTTTTCCAGTATTGCTACACTAGCTGTTGCTCAGAACATGCGGGAACTCTATAGGTTGGTGCTTGTGGACACTCCTCTGGCTCCATACTTTTCTGAATGCCTAACATCAGAGGTACAAAGCTCATGGATTTTTattctagtttttgtttcaaattaatattatgCAATTTCTTTTCTAGTTTCTGTTATGGGTGTAATATCACATTCATATTGCATTATTTGTAGGATCTCGATGACATGAACATAGAGATTATGAGGAATACCCTCTACAAAGCATACCTTGAGGATTTTTACAACTTCTGTCAGGTGCTTAGTCGACTTCCAgatcttttattttacttttgaaatttcagAATCTACCTATATTAGATAACCCCTTCTTCTATATTTCGTGTCTCTGAAATAGAAACTTGGTGGCGCAACAGCAGAGATTATGTCTGACCTTTTGGCCTTTGAAGCCGACAGGAGAGCAGTGAATATCACTATCAACAGGTAAATTACTTCCTGCATCAAACCACAAGCTGATGTTACCATCATTATGTTGCTGTGTTTATCTATGCTCTGAAACTGATTTTCATTGCTATGCAGCATTGGCACTGAGCTCACAAGAGAAGACAGGAAGAAACTGTACTCCAACTTTGGTCTCCTGTAAGAAGCATTCTACATTCGAAAGATACACTCGATCCAATTGCTGcataaaattattaactatggttttgatttttgcttTTGCAGCTATCCATATGGCCACGAGGAGCTTGCTATCTGTGAAGACATAGATCAGGTAAATCCACAAGCTAAgatattgtataattatatacgGTCTATGAATTTGGCTCAGTGAATCACATTATGTTTCACTCATAGGTTCGTGGTGTTATGGAAAAATACCCTCCGTATCAAGCTATATTCTCCAAGATGTCTTATGGAGAAAGCCAGATGCTCGACAAGGCattttatgaagaagaagtcagAAGGCTTTGCTTAGCCTTTGAGCAGCAGGTTTGCATCCCTCTCCCAAAATGAACCACAGATAACTTTCCTCTAGAACTGAATTTTAATTGGATTCAGATAAGAGACCATGGAGTGCGATTACATAATGTGATGTGTTATAGGCTTATATAACTGTTTCTCAATTCACGTCCAATACTAACAGTAGTTGTTAAAACATGATATTTGCAGTTCCATTACGCGGTATTCTTTGCGTATATGAGGTTGCGGGAGCAGGAGATCAGGAACCTGATGTGGATATCTGAATGTGTTGCACAGAACCAGAAGTCCAGGATCCACGATAGTGTGGTCTACATGTTCTGAGTCTGGTAAGAAGTGTAATCTGTCTGAAAAAAACGGAGAATAAGAGGAACCCATATGGTTGTTGTTGGTTTTCTTCATTACTCCATTTTTATTAGAGAATCTGCTGTACAATCTTGCGGTCTACATTCACTGTTTATGTCGCTCTGCGTGTATCAAAAACTGCTCAATAAGAATCTAtccaatttgtttgttttttttctcccacATATTCTTGCTTGGTTCCGGTAAACTCTTTGTAATGTCGAATAATTTACGATGTATACGAATTACTTTTGGCGGCCTGAATTTGTCTTCCGAGAGTTGGTTGCTTCGAGTGCTAGCTAATTGCTTTTGAATATGAGAAATCGAAAACACATACACGTTAGAAGGAGgggaaaataagaaaagttaaaTTTGCAAGCTTATTGTGAAAAGATAATTCAGCTAAACTAGTTAATGTACTGTGTCTTGAACCCCCTTACATGAGTTCCAATCCACTTGAAAATAGACTCATTGGAGATATGTTTACATATCactttttgtatattttgttatagatTTCATGAATAATATGaccattaattttattttatttagaaatataaattttaaattttaaattgagtttaataatcttttattttttctttagtaaaaacttaataataaataaaactctttGACATACATTGTTTTTAGAAAcggattttaaattttaaattttatattcttttataacattttctaaatagatatatataaaaaaaattactacaTCATGCATTTAATCTTACTTTCATTGGAAAAATCATTTTTGCAATGTTATAAAAATTGTGATGTCAAACAAAAAGCCCGACTTAATCGGGACGAAAAACCCAACTTCATTGGAACGACTAAAAACGACAACAGAACAACCATGTTAATGGCAAAAacatgacaacaaaaaaactatgttGACGGCAAGAATATAACAACGGAAAAGACATGTTAACCGCAAATAAAGATAAGAGCCCCTCTCTCTCAAAAatattagagaaagagagcttTCCTACTATTTCTTAGAGTCCGAATCGTTACAACGGTTCGAGCAGACAAAACCGTGTATGGACTGGACCCGCTTTTTATTTACCATTCATAAACTATAGTTCCTAATagtatagataaaaaaaacagaaaaagacgTTGTGGACCAATTGCACACCgttttttatattgaaatcAGTGTTCAAGAAAACGTCAGACGCTATTCGGGAGGTGATCCAATGTCTACCGCCTAAAACACCTAATCGGAGTCTAGACAATTTTAGGCGGTTAAGATgtttataacataaaacattataaatatgttattataGATAAACATCATTCAAAAtatggattaaaaaaatataaatattaaatttataaacaaaaatgtgaTAAAACGTACATATAATTCATACTAAACAATATTTGAACATTTAAAACCATGTATATGAagacaaaacttaaaaaaagtaaatttgaataattaaatattggAAACATATATTGGAAGCATAATTAATCTTAAGCGGTCGAAACGGTCATCTAGGCGTCGCATGAGAGCCTAGCCCCTAGTCGAGGCCTAAACAACCACCAAAATCGCTTTTTAGAATACTGATTGAGATAAATTAAATCTGTATTGATTTATTGTCTACCCCTAAAATAAAGTAGACTGAATCGCGGATTGATTAGTATTAACCGCAACATCCATTCAAAACCTCGGTCGATAATTCATAACTTCAACCGCGTTCACGTTATCATTACccaaattttaaatgatagTTTTTTGTTGGAGTGAAACCCCTAAATTTAACCCCAATGTGAAAAATCCACTTAAATCTAACCCcaatttgacatttttagCCCTCGAAAGCCCAAACAaatcttcgtcttcgtcttcctcctcTAACCTCCACTCTCACATGACGCACCACCGCATCACCACCTACTTCAATGGCGGATCCGCctccatcttcctcctcctcctactcatcaccaccacttcctcttcttctccaccaatCCCAGGCCTAGACACCTTCCTAACAAACCAATATCGTCTCGacccaaaatcatcaaacGACTCATTCACATCACTCTCCTCCTCTCTCAAAcgatctctctcttcttcatcaatccaCTTCTCATCACTCTCCaaatctctcctctctctctcaatctcaatcCCACTCAACGTCCGTTTCATCGGAGACTCTTTCCCTTCCTCCGCCGCCTCCACTCTCTCCGAATTCATCTCCGCCGCCGTAACTAACGACAACTTCCATGTAATCTCTCCATCTCCAGATTCATCAACAAATCACAAACTCGTtatctctcactctctccaCCTTGACGCTTCTCTATCTCCCCAATCTCTCTCCACCAGACTCGATTCAActttgaaaaccctaatttcatcAACAACTTCATCTCTCAGATCTAATCTCCTTTCGATCCAGTACAATCCAATCGATGAGATTATAAAGCAAGAgtatgagaaagagaagcatgGAGATGGTGGTGTTTACATTTACTTGATCTCTTTAGGCTCACAAGCTAAACCTTATGCTTATAGTTACTCTCATGGTGATTCATCAGCTGGGTTTACGAAATGTTTAGGTAGTATTTGGACTGGTAAAGATCGTTATCTATGGATTGATCTCTCTGCTGGTCCTGTAGATTATGGTCCTGCTTTATCTGGTGATGGTGTTTTACCAAGAGGTGAGTTTCATCCTTTAGCTGCTTTACATGGTCGTCCTAAATCAGAAAAAGCTTTACTTGCGGATTTGGCTTCGTTGGTGTATAATGCTTATCAGGTTTTGATTGTTCCTTCTTTGAGAATCCCTGTGTACTTTGAGGATACGTTGGTGGTTCAGTTTATTCATGTGTATGGGTCAGAGGTTAAGGATTCGAGTGGGTTAGATTTGGAGTTTGTGAAGAGAACGTTTATGGATGAAGCTGAGAGTGGTGGGTTGTTGTTAGGTGAACAGAAGTTGAGTTTTAAGAGTTATAGTGTGAATTATAGAGAATGTTCGATTTGTTCGTTTGCGGTATCTCGTGGGATGAATTCGTATACTTctaggtttttgtttgataactATACTTTGATTGTGAGTGAGTATTTGGATTCTAAGCATATGCATCGGGCGTTGACTGATTCGGCTGAGGAGTTGAGGAGAGTTGCGGggattgttgaagaagaaggaaatgagTTTGCTAGGGTTTTACCtgtttatgtgtttgatttggaTATCAATACGCCTTTGTTGCTTGATCGGTATCATCAGTCTGTTGCTTTTAGAGATATGGTGATTGCTGTTAGAACTAGAGGAACTCAAACGGTTAGTGATTATACTTGCAACGGGCGTCATGTGTTTGTTCATACGAGAGACTTAGAACGACCTCTCGTTGGTTCCATTCTGCAGAGTATGTGGGGTGTATCTTCTACTCATTTGACATGGAGCCCGAGACATAACACAACTCTAGTTGATTATACATGGAGCATTGGGCAAACACCGTTTGGACCATTCTCTGATATCTCGTCTCTATCGTTTGTTCAGAAAGATGCTGCTAAGAGAAACGTGATTTTGACATCTTTGAACACAACTATCACAAGTGCAATCGATGTTATCGATTCCGCGGTTGCATATGGAGGAGATGTGATCCTACGGAAACAGAATCGCCACTCTGAGTTCATGCAAAGGTGGAATCTTATGCAGTACAAGCTGGATAAAACGGTTTCTGCTCTATCACACAATGAGTTCGAGATGGCTTTGTTCTACTTAAGATCAGCTTCACACGACTTGTACTCAGTGCATTCAGTAGTGTACCTCGCGTCACAACGGGTAGAAGCGAGTCTCAACTGTTTCAAAGATCCACCGTTCCCATGGGGAACTGTTTCAGTGTCGGGATTCGGGTTAATGGCTGTTGGTTACGTGTTCTCGAAAAGAGATAGACTCTTTAGGAACAAACGAAAACAGTTCTGAAGAATTCTAGCAATGCAGGGTAATTTATAGTCATTACATTGGATAAAAAGACTTTGATAGTTTGGTTTTTGAGGTTAATACAACATGTACTACTATTATGAGCTTGTTTCCATTTGGTAATGTTGAACAATAGAGACAATGCTCGGATCCTCTGTTTGGTTgtctatttattttgaatagCTCCATCACATTCCTATTGTCTCCTTCAATAATCACTTCTCCATACCCTTAGACCGGTTTTCCCCTCCTAACCAAAGCCAAACAAAACCGAAGTAACCGGTTTGGTAAACCGAACCCGCATGCCTACATAATTGATATAAAATTCTGTTTTATAAGAGGTTTCTTTTCCAAATGtgaaaaaatccaaaactcaaaacaacCTTCTGTTTTTACCGTTTTTTGATAAAGGTCTTTTTCCCAaatctgcaaaaccaaaaactcaaaaattcaattaaaccGGAAAATCTAATTTTCGAAAATTGGTTTTCTTCCCAAAATTAAACCGCCTGAGTGTCTATGTATAAAAGTTGATATCAtagtttggaaaaaaaaaaatcactctctctctttcgctCTCGCTTTCTCGTCTCTCTCGTGTCTCTCAACAGAAAACCATGGCGGACGGCCACTCCTTCAATAATATCTCTCTCAGCGGTCGCGGTGGAAAGGTaccatcttctctctctgtctcctTCTATCTCTCAAGATCTTTCAATTCCTTCAAAGTTTTCACCTTTTCCTCTTCCttcgaaaaccctaatctcctTTCTCTGTATCCCCTTTTGCTTCCGCCGCTCGATTCTTAAAGAACTCAATGAGTCAAATTTAgggttaaaaaaaagattgtcgCTTTCATTTTTCAgttgtgttgttttcttgtttacaATTGTTAAAGCTGCGGtagtttttagggttttcttaaggctaattagggtttcaattttggttttttagaACCCGGGTTTACTTAAAATCAATTCTGGAGGAATTCAATGGAAGAAACAAGGTGGTGGAAAAGCTGTGGAAGTTGATAGATCTGATATTGTAAGTGTTAGTTGGACGAAAGTGACAAAGAGTAATCAATTGGGAGTCAAAACCAAAGATGGATTGTACTACAAGTTCGTTGGATTTCGAGATCAggtttgtgtgtgtatatcttttttatttgatttgatattgtAATGTTTGTGCTTGTTCTGATTCCTTTGTTTTGTAGGATGTTCCAAGTCTGTCTAGCTTTTTCCAAAGTTCTTATGGAAAAACACCGGATGAGAAGCAATTATCAGTTAGTGGTCGTAATTGGGGAGAGGTGGATTTACACGGTGAGAGTTCTTATAGCTTTTAGGCTTTACTTGTGGTTGTCTAGTTTCATTTGTGGATCTAAAGGgagaattttttgtttctttgtgtaGGGAATACACTAACCTTTTTGGTTGGATCAAAACAAGCTTTTGAAGTATCTTTAGCTGATGTTTCACAGACTCAGCTTCAAGGGAAAAATGATGTTACTTTGGAGTTTCATGTTGATGATACTGCTGGTGCTAATGAGGTACTGGTTTCTTTTGATATGTAATCTCTAGGCTGTTATGTATGTACATTTACTGATTTATATTCTACGTGTTTACAGAAAGACTCGCTGATGGAGATTAGTTTTCATATTCCTAATTCCAACACTCAGTTTGTTGGTGATGAAAACCGTCCACCTTCTCAAGTGAGTTCCCAAACTATTTTCATTATATGTATGTGCCtcaagtatatatttttttctgttgatgCTAAAAGAATGTCTCAGGTTTTCAATGACACAATCGTTGCAATGGCTGATGTTAGTCCTGGAGTTGAGGATGCGGTCGTCACATTTGAGAGTATTGCAATCCTCACACCCAGGTAAAGAGTTGATTACTTAAACATTTGTTGCACTATTGTATGGCTTCATCTTGTCATGACTAAA from Arabidopsis thaliana chromosome 3, partial sequence includes these protein-coding regions:
- a CDS encoding ATPase, V0/A0 complex, subunit C/D (ATPase, V0/A0 complex, subunit C/D; FUNCTIONS IN: hydrogen ion transmembrane transporter activity, proton-transporting ATPase activity, rotational mechanism; INVOLVED IN: proton transport, ATP synthesis coupled proton transport; LOCATED IN: plasma membrane, vacuole; EXPRESSED IN: male gametophyte, cultured cell, pollen tube; EXPRESSED DURING: L mature pollen stage, M germinated pollen stage; CONTAINS InterPro DOMAIN/s: ATPase, V0/A0 complex, subunit C/D (InterPro:IPR002843), ATPase, V0 complex, subunit D (InterPro:IPR016727); BEST Arabidopsis thaliana protein match is: ATPase, V0/A0 complex, subunit C/D (TAIR:AT3G28710.1); Has 636 Blast hits to 635 proteins in 308 species: Archae - 22; Bacteria - 2; Metazoa - 293; Fungi - 152; Plants - 74; Viruses - 0; Other Eukaryotes - 93 (source: NCBI BLink).), whose product is MYGFEALTFNIHGGYLEAIVRGHRAGLLTTADYNNLCQCENLDDIKMHLSATKYGPYLQNEPSPLHTTTIVEKCTLKLVDDYKHMLCQATEPMSTFLEYIRYGHMIDNVVLIVTGTLHERDVQELIEKCHPLGMFDSIATLAVAQNMRELYRLVLVDTPLAPYFSECLTSEDLDDMNIEIMRNTLYKAYLEDFYNFCQKLGGATAEIMSDLLAFEADRRAVNITINSIGTELTREDRKKLYSNFGLLYPYGHEELAICEDIDQVRGVMEKYPPYQAIFSKMSYGESQMLDKAFYEEEVRRLCLAFEQQFHYAVFFAYMRLREQEIRNLMWISECVAQNQKSRIHDSVVYMF
- a CDS encoding uncharacterized protein (unknown protein; FUNCTIONS IN: molecular_function unknown; INVOLVED IN: biological_process unknown; LOCATED IN: cellular_component unknown; EXPRESSED IN: 25 plant structures; EXPRESSED DURING: 13 growth stages; BEST Arabidopsis thaliana protein match is: unknown protein (TAIR:AT5G58100.1); Has 1610 Blast hits to 344 proteins in 85 species: Archae - 0; Bacteria - 567; Metazoa - 95; Fungi - 71; Plants - 145; Viruses - 0; Other Eukaryotes - 732 (source: NCBI BLink).), which produces MTHHRITTYFNGGSASIFLLLLLITTTSSSSPPIPGLDTFLTNQYRLDPKSSNDSFTSLSSSLKRSLSSSSIHFSSLSKSLLSLSISIPLNVRFIGDSFPSSAASTLSEFISAAVTNDNFHVISPSPDSSTNHKLVISHSLHLDASLSPQSLSTRLDSTLKTLISSTTSSLRSNLLSIQYNPIDEIIKQEYEKEKHGDGGVYIYLISLGSQAKPYAYSYSHGDSSAGFTKCLGSIWTGKDRYLWIDLSAGPVDYGPALSGDGVLPRGEFHPLAALHGRPKSEKALLADLASLVYNAYQVLIVPSLRIPVYFEDTLVVQFIHVYGSEVKDSSGLDLEFVKRTFMDEAESGGLLLGEQKLSFKSYSVNYRECSICSFAVSRGMNSYTSRFLFDNYTLIVSEYLDSKHMHRALTDSAEELRRVAGIVEEEGNEFARVLPVYVFDLDINTPLLLDRYHQSVAFRDMVIAVRTRGTQTVSDYTCNGRHVFVHTRDLERPLVGSILQSMWGVSSTHLTWSPRHNTTLVDYTWSIGQTPFGPFSDISSLSFVQKDAAKRNVILTSLNTTITSAIDVIDSAVAYGGDVILRKQNRHSEFMQRWNLMQYKLDKTVSALSHNEFEMALFYLRSASHDLYSVHSVVYLASQRVEASLNCFKDPPFPWGTVSVSGFGLMAVGYVFSKRDRLFRNKRKQF